A stretch of DNA from Pectinophora gossypiella chromosome 23, ilPecGoss1.1, whole genome shotgun sequence:
taccacagGTCTTCCCCCTAAATCTTATAGTAAGCTAGTATTGGTTGTTACTGAGGTCTGCAGCATCTGGTCAACGTGCCTCTTGCAGGTCTCACCATCATCCGTTCTCACCAGATAGTGCACCGGCCCCAGTACTCTCACAACCTCGCCAAGTTTCCATCTCTGGGACAGGTCCGTATAGTTTCCGACCTGTACCCTCTAGCCTAAACAGAACACCCTCGTCTTGGGTCTTATCGCCACAGCAACAAACCTTACTACACCACATTCTGATTGATATACCACAAAATcaatcagaatttgaatattttcaccccTCTCGGGGAGCACCCCCGCTGACGTCACCATACCTGAAGTAGCTCTActttactaaaaaatatttttccaacagtatagctcttatagtttcggaaaaaagtggctgtgacatacgaacggacagacggacggacgcaCAGACAGACGAATCCAAAAGGGTTCCCCTTTtcccatttggctacggaaccctaaaaatgaaaGAAAGTAAACTTAGTACTCGCGAAATAATTATCACCAAAAACTTGACACGACTCCATCTTGCGGACACTGCAGCCTTAAGTACAAtgttcactaacgcagttggttCGTCCATTATAGACCGAGATAtcgctcaccacctatcacgatggatattagaataaaaaataatactagctCAGGGTACacacttcatcttgcgatggttatagataggtacatctctatcatcatctccctagcattgtcccatttttcacagggtccgcttacctaacctgaagatttgtcagaaccgatttttacagaagcgactgcctgtctgaccttccaacctgcgaagggaaaaccagcccaatacaggttaggtcacataatgcatttctcggggatgtgggtttcctcacgatgagtTCCTTCACGGCTAAACACCTTTAGTTAGGCACCTataactagcccaattgggaatgtaGTCATGATATTTATGTCATGGTTTAGAGTCGTAGTATGAAAGTGGAATTTGAACttgacgtttattttttttcttgcctgtcccgtcccactgctgagcaagtGCCTCCCCTCTTCTCTTTCACAGTTTCTTATCAGGTGGACGTTGCAGCAGTGGCAGGCCGAAACGAAAGATGGAAAGAGAATTTAGATGCCTTTGAAGGTAACGTTTATCATGAGTGATATTTGTCTAATCTCTTGTTGTGATCCGCTCTCGCTAACTTCTCGCTTCACACGATGACATAGTCCGAGCACTTAATTCAGACCATGCTAATGTGTTCTGGATGAACAACGAGACAGTCCAAGACGAAACCGTTAGCCTGAGTAACAGTTCGCCTGTCCATTTGCCGTGCCATCTGTATTCAGATTTGCAGCAATTATGAAGTTATAGATTTGGGTTTGAGATTGGTTTGTTTATCTTAGTAgtaatagtcactgtggtcctgtggcacactggcttgcttctcaatcggggagcgccggttcgaaccccgtaCTTGCCCtaacgagttattaatttatcctaacacagttggctcgaccattatagacggcgatacggctcaacgCCTATcgcgttgatctaacagaaaccttGATGAAGTGCGGGTACTTAATTCGtattataaacataaaacttttatattcaataaaaaataaatttatttacagATGACATAAATACAGACACGCACACACATTGACCTTAGCTTCACATGGCTTTGatgatatatatttaatttcttcACCAACGGTAGTTGAAGACACCCCGGCCTCCATAGTCGTGACGCATGCCCGATGTTTTGCCGTAGGTTCCTTGGAGGGAGAAGTCGCCATTTTTACCTACTGGCCATTTGCCTCCAGCGGCTGCGTTGAACTGTGATAATAGAAGACAGGTTAAGTTGAGTAAAAATACGTCTTTATTATCTCGTTAGTCAACATTGTCTCAGTTTTAGAGCTGCTAGActcacacataacataagataaacagcctataatggTCACAAGTGCCTCCTCGCTATCAACTAAACggaatatggagcatactccaccacgctgctcgacaGCGAGTAATAGCTGGCCAACGGTTTAACACGCGAAACActtattaactacttactttttcagacaatcaggcgattcaaacctgcaatgtctgtaccaaacaaaggacagtcaaacaaaggacagtcaaacaaaggacagtctcacaaagtgatctcaacaatgtccccatcgggaatcgaacccggacctccagatcgtgaacccaacgctctaactactaaacCATGGAGCTCTTTTCCACAAAATCAGCATCGacaatccatacaaaaatattgtttttacaaTATTgtgctcccttactccttaacggcttacggccatttagaatCTATCATGAGATCCAgcgaaggggtgaggtaaatccagctaggtgcggggcggagagtgtctGTTCATtacgttattttattctttaactAAACACTCACCGAAGATGGTCCATGAATCTGTTTGTTGTAGTCCAGGGAGGCGGCAGCGTTAGAGTTCTGCCAGTTGAGGCCTCCCCCCATATGGCTGGAGTCACCATATGGCCCGAGGACCCTGGTGCCGTGCACCTGTCCGTCCAACTTGCCACGGTGGTCGTCGAAGATGTTATGCTCGTAGCCGCCGCGGCCCTAAGGAAGGAGGTGATTTAACAATAATAGTAAACTTCATTgcacaaaatgaaaaataaatacgaaaaatgtttacttttaactATAAATgtgcttatattatatttggttTAGAACATTAAATATCAAGGTCACGATAATATTACCAAGTGCTAGTAGTGGGCAAATCAAAGATACATCCAATCGCACGATTATGGTGAGGGTTATAAGGCCGCATTGAAGCAATCCatcttaaaaaagcaatattattatttgacatttgtttgcatgcGCAATACTTAAAACTTCCTTTAatatgcgccaatgtcaaattgcaatattccttttttagatgagttgcttcgatgtgttCTTTTTAACCTGCCAGCTcacttactttatgtaataaagcttattttaagattaatgattaccgaaatgataaaaatgtctggtattaaatgtgattctctagttattaaataacttgtaatgtaacatTACTCATTGATTTCAACTTTAACTTTATAGTTGTATGGCAACCACtcgttgatttaaaagatgtgttgctgttgcagtttcttgacattttttctcctcagccataacaccttgtgaaatgacgtacattcaaaaatggtacattgaccttcacaactaacacaaataataaaatacgaaCCGATCATTCATGTACTTTGATAGAAGAGAACGGGAGCGCTTGGGAACTCCTATAATTTATCTGAAGATAGATAGCTTATTAAAAAGTGAAATACTCACAAACAGACCAGCATCATTCTGTCCAAGTGTTCCGAAGACGCGTCCGTTGGTACCGACCTTATGGTCAAGGGTCACGTCGCGCCTGTACCTCCCCTGCTGGATGTACCACTCAGGGTAGCTGGAAATATAATGGCATTGGTATAAACTGCAGGGTACTGTTAACCCACAATGGGCTTGTGATATTATTCACCGACCTCATCactctggtgtcacggttactattcatgatctccctagtattatcccgttttacacagggtccgcttacctaacctgaagatttgacaggtccggctttttacagaagcgactgcctgtctgacctcgccccgcgaaggaaaaaaaagcgtggcttttaaattaattatgatgatgataaagtaaGGTACAAACCTTTCAGCTGCAACAGCAACTAACACAGCGGCGAAGATGCAGAAGGACTTCATTTTCTGTAATGTGCAATCAAAAATAGTCGTTATTTATGTAAACGATCACCACTGGACTGGGTTGTATGATTGTATGTTTGTAGCTAagttcatttaatattttagtttatagGAATTATGTCAgatggtttttaatttttttaaatatagtgtgGTTCAAAACACTCTTCATAATAATCGAAACatacaaataacaaaacaagaTTGATTacatttagaatttgaatttggaatatagTAAcctgatatataattattttttttttaaagtattatatacctactgtGAAATTAcatatatgtttttaaatacttgattattttattttttctgacaATTCTTGCAAGAtggatcgatttttttttttgtaagaagtgtatgtattaataaaaacataaatattaaaatttagttACTTTACTTACCAAAGAATGAAATAAATGCTCACGAGTATTCACCAAAAACTCAAAATTGGAATGCTTTGGCAGCTGTAGTTCGACTGATACCAACCTGGGCCACACTTTGGTATTTATACCAACCTAACATCGAGGGTATTCCTGTTATCCTCCATTTGAAAATTTCTTTGAAGGAATATGTTCTTCCCCTTCGCTTCATCTCGGCTTATGAGAATTACGTACAAACCAGTTAATAAAGAACCGTTATGAACGCGTAAGTTGAGAGAGAAAGTAACTGCGCTTAGGCTTTTTCTTATTATAAATcgataggtaaataaataattatcaacgATGACTAATCATGATGATAACCTCTGGGTTATCATCGTTGATAattattaaccgggaccaacggcttaaattgCCTATATTGATCTATAGTCTATAAGCAAGGATCATGTTACATacggacaatcgagtgatcaccctgcaatatcctaaccaaattagggatcattttcccc
This window harbors:
- the LOC126377419 gene encoding gloverin-like, producing MKSFCIFAAVLVAVAAESYPEWYIQQGRYRRDVTLDHKVGTNGRVFGTLGQNDAGLFGRGGYEHNIFDDHRGKLDGQVHGTRVLGPYGDSSHMGGGLNWQNSNAAASLDYNKQIHGPSSFNAAAGGKWPVGKNGDFSLQGTYGKTSGMRHDYGGRGVFNYRW